The following nucleotide sequence is from Apium graveolens cultivar Ventura chromosome 4, ASM990537v1, whole genome shotgun sequence.
TTCATTCTACATTTTCTCTTCTCTAGCATTCTCTTCTTTTTTTCGAAAAATGGTTTTTACTATGATTTTGACAATAACAAATTTATTATCGATGGTGTTGCCTACGACGGCCCCGAGGGAGAAGAAGACATAGAAATAGCTCTCCGCCGTATTCAAATAGCGCTTGAGCgtaagaaaaaaaaaagaaaatgaggCAAAGGCGAAGGTGGAAAAGTCGAACAAAAAGAAGGACGCCGATAAGGGTGATAAAGGCGGTTCCTCCAACACCGTTAAAGCTTGATTATTCTCGTTGGAATAAAATATTTAAGTTATTATGTATTTTGTTTAAAAATGTACTTCAATTATGTTTGAATGAAATGAAATATTTAATGTTTTActtttcttgtacttgtccaatttaatttatcaatttttaatttatagtaacctaatataatgctaaaaatgAAAATGTGGTAAGCTAAAAATGAAAATGTGGTAAgctaaaaaaatgaaattttatcgaacttacctataaaaaaaatataaaataacttaGGCCCCGGATTGTTGAACATATTTCCGTAATCAATTATATAAAAATTCACTCGGCCACCTGAAGCTTTGTTTCATAGCGGTAGAGCAATGAAACAACTCGGCAGATGGCTCATCCACCACCCGCCGTTGTATTTTGGATATGTTGGGGCTGTGGTAAACACCTCCCGCATTGACTCCTTGCGGGAGGGTATAATTTAACATTTTGTCCTCATTTGTGTTTTTAAATGAAAAAATtgtttataaaaaattatttaattcatCTGACTTCATTAAATAGTACAAATATTTTAATATACATAATTTtgatataattaaaattaaaatagtTTGATTAGAATTCACTCAAAAAAGTTTTAGAAAAACAAGTATGATTGTTTATTGATCGAAAGGTGTCGTCGACGACACCTTTCGATCAATAAACAAATTTAACAATACTACAGTCATAAAATAAATGGTTTTTAACTCCgttattatcaaaataaaattaattcaTAAAGATCGTGACGCATATAAGCATTGCGGCAGTCGCCTCCAGCAATGTTTCAATAGGTGTGGTCTCCCTCAATGAACTAATGTGCACCCCGCAATGAACTATTGTTGGGTACCGGGTGGTTTGTACCGGGTGGTTACTAAAACCACCCGGGGTTACGGATCAAAACcctttaatatatatatacacataaataaactataatttaatataatatatttttaaattatttaaatatttaaatataggGAAATTCTCATTGGTGCCCTTGTGAAATTGGCTTTTCCATATGGTGTCATTTCATGTTTTGGTCTTCTGAACGACACCCTCAAATTGAGTGATTTAGCTAATTACGCCATTCCGTTAGTGGAAACGTTAGTTAAACGTTTAATccaaataatttattatttttccTCCACTTTTTAATCTTAAAATCATAATTATATTAAAATCACAAATTAAACAAAAGGTAAATGAAACGATGGACCGGGTATTCTAAGCATACGGGTTCAATTAGAGGCTGAACTAGGTTTCGAGTGGAAAGAGGATAGAGAGGGAAAAAGAGGACCGTTTAGTACCATCACAATCATTCCATCTAATTGAAACTACAGGTATGATTTCGATTCAATTGTATGAATGTGTACAAAGAATAGTATCATCAGTCCATCATTTTTTGCagcatatgtatatatataatcgtATGTATGTGTATGTAAGCATATAAATCAACATGAAAAGTATGTTACTTGTTAGTATGTATGTTCATCTATGTTTGTTCATATTCATATTCATATAGTGAGTGTGTATTTAATTTGCAGAATGGGTGATGATACTAGGGTTTTGAGGTTTAATTGGAGAAATCTTAAGTTGGTGAATATTAATGTCGATGTAGAGCGATCTAATTTACTTGATATTGTCGTTGAGTATGAGGATGAAGCAAAAAGATTAGGAATGAAGTTGGATTATCATTTTCCAGTCTTAACTTATGTGTGGAAAATGGACCATCAAAAACTGATAACTGATAAAGATTTGCTTCTAATGTATCAAAGAATCCCTGATAAGTTGATTATAGTTTGGGTTGGAACCGTGATGAAACCTGATCCCTTATATAAGTTAGTGTTGAACTATAGAAGGAGGGCTGAAAATATGAGCAAAGAGGGTGATTCGGGTCATCTTGATGATCTTCCATCCCTTGATGATCTTGAAGAAACCTCAGTGCCTGATGATGAACTCACCCAatccaaaataaaaaaaaacccGGCAAGGAAAATAAACCCAAAAAAGTACCTAAATCCAAGCCTAAACCAGCTCGAACCAAACAACTACCACCACCTGTTTCTCCTAAAACAGCTTTTCAAGCACTTAAGCCCAGAAGAAGCCCTAGATTTTTTCCTGTTTTGACAGTGGAGGCTCAAAATTCAACACTTCCTGAACAATCATTGTTTGCTAAAAAATAACCAAAGACCACAGCCAGAAGGAAAGGATTATCAACAACATGGGAAGTGTTAAGTGCAGTTGAAATTCCTACTGATGATGTTGAAGCTAGATTTGAAGAAGGGGAAAGTAGTAAAGGTAGAAAGAGTGCCAAAATAAGGGTAAAGTTCGATGAAAAGGACATTCCTCATGATAATGTTGAAACTACACAGAATGAAGAGATGGATGCTGGTTCTTCTGATGAGGAAGATAACACTGGGGTACTTAAAGTGAAGGACAATTGGAAAACTGATGAATGGATGGATTTTTTTGATGATGACAATGATGAGAATTACTACCAGAGACTGTACAAGAATGGAGAAATCTATGAAAACACAGAAATTGGGAAGATTATTTTGAAGCCTTAGATGATTTTTATGAATAAGAAACACTTCAAGAACACATTGAGAGACTACTGCATCCAAGAAGGATTTGCAATCACAATCATCAAAGCTGATAATGGGAGGTACACAATTACATGTTTGGCAGCATGTTGTAAATGGAGAATACATGCTAGCAAGCTTGTAGATGGAATCACTTGGGCTATAAAGAAGATAGACCCTGCTACTCACAGTTGTAGGGGTTTGGAAACATATAACCCCATATACAATGTTAAATGGGCAGCTGGTAAATTGATGGAGGATATCAGGGTTAATCCAGATATCCCAGGTAAGGCACTGAATGAGCTTCTTTTTTAGAGATATGGTGTCTATATGAAACAGTCGTCCTTGTACACAATGAAGAAGTTTACAGTTGAGAAATTATTTGGTGGCCATGATGAATCATATGGACACATGCCAGGATATGTGAAGATCATATGCGCAACAAATCCTGATTCCAAAGCATTCTTTGCTTTCACAGAATCTGAAAGCATTCGAAGGCAATTGGTGTTTAATACAATCTTTATATCATTTGCTGCAATGTGGAAGGGCTTTTTAGCAGGATGTAGGCCACTAATTGGGGTTGATGGAACCCATTTGAAGGGGGAATTATGGGGGTGTACTCCTATCAGCAGTAGCATTGGATGGAAATAATGGGATTTTTCCTATAgcatatggagtggttagtgtaGAAGACAAGGAGAACTGGTCTTTTTTCATGTGGAATCTCTATAATATATTGAAGGAGTCTAATAGAAAGGATTGGACTATAATATCAGATAGACAAAAGGTACATTTTACTTGTATTGTCAATTTCTTCTGCATTTGCTTCTTAATATTTATTCATTCTAATGCATTCTAATGTTATTGTCAGGGAATTGATCTTGCTCTAGAGCATGTTTGGCCCACTGCTAAGAGAAGGTATTGTTGCAGACATCTTAGCGGAAATTACAAGAGGCAGTTTTATGGACCCTTAATGTACATCTTGTTTTAGAGGGCTTGCAATGCCACATCTCAGTTCACATTTAGAAAATCCATGGAGAGACTTAAACTTGAAGGAGGTGACAGGGTCATGATATGGTTTGCTCAGCTAGGGGATGCTGCAACTTGGAGTAAGCATAAGTTTGATCCAAATGTGTGCAATGACTCCAACACAAGCGACTTTGTGGAGAGCTTCAATTCCACACTTGGCATTGACAGATGTAGGCCAATTCTGACTTTGCTTGAAGGTAACTTTCTATACATTCACATACATATTCTGAAATTCATGCACTtatgcatacatatatatactcaTTAGCATACATATGTTGTAAATAGGAATTAGGAGAGTGTGCATGGTCAGAATTGCTTCAAGACATGAAAATGCACTTACATGGAATGATGATGACCTCTGTCCAAAAATCACGAAGCTTGTTAAAAAGATTGGGAAGGATACAATCAGCTGCAAGGCTTATATGTCCAGTCCGGGAGAGTATGAAATTCATGAGGGTAAATCCCAATTCCCCTTGTCCTTAAATAACAAAATTTGTACTTGTGGGGCTTGGCAGATATCGGGTATCCCTTGTAGGCATGCAATTAGGGTAATGCTTCATGCTAAAATTGATCCCCAAAAGGTTGTGAGTTCATGGTACTATGTTAGGACATACAGAAAGACTTATAACTGCAAGATAAGTCCTGTTCCAGACCAAGACCAATGGCCTCAACATGATGATGACCCTATTATTATGCCTCCAACTGTGAAGAGGGGGGGTAGGAAGACCATGTAGGAATAGGAAAAGGGAAGAAGGAAAAGATCGGAAAGGTAAAAGGGCTAAAACTGTGAAATGCAAAAAGTGTGAATATTTTGGACATAATTCTAGGACATGTAATGGAGGCTTGACTGGGAAACAAATGAAGGAAATGAAGGTCAGTGGTGTACCTGTGGTAATCAGACATCCTAGGAAAAGGGATCAATCAAATGCGGCCAAGACAGCAAGAGCAGCAGCCAATGCAGGAGCTTCACAAGCATCCATCAACATGTCACAGGGGCCAACATCCCAATCTCAGCCATGATCCATCTACTTCACTTTAGCAATCTCTCTATCATGAGCTTCTTATCTTTTGAAACATTATGATGATGTTTTTGGACTAGATTTGCTGGCTTAGACCATTTTCTTTATTATCTTTTGATCATTTTGTTTCACTTATGTATCAGAATATTGCAGTTGCTCAAATTGATGGAAATTATGTGTTTATCACATTTTTGTTATTTCTTAACGTTTTATTAATGTTTTCCCTAACAGAATGTCATTATTAGCTTAATCAGTTAATTTGAGGGTGTCGTTCGGAAGACCAAAACATGAAATGGCACCATATAGAAAAACCAATTTCACAAGGGCACTAATGAGAATTTcccttaaatataaaatatatttattcggattcggatattatcatatacgaatatgcctatatccgtatccgtaTCCTCAATCGTCGGATTcaaatacggataatatccgctttgtGTCGGATACGGATAATTATCCGCTTTGtgtcggatacggataatatccgctttatttcggatacgaatgcggatttttcggacgaatatcgaatttttcgaatttttttgacagccTTACATACAATGCTATTATCGTACAAGCTACAAACTGGTATTATAATATAAACAAAATTCATTCTGCCAAAAATACATCACAACCGATCCtcaaacaaataaaataaaactagATTACAGATATGACTTGTGAGCTAGATTTTTTTCTCTACTCATATATGGTCATATTAGCTAGTCATGCAAACCAGGTTGGGGATGCAAATAAAACTATCCCTGACCAACTTCAAATGGACACCAAAAATATGATACCACCAAAATATACCAATCTGTTTTTCACAGATTACAGTCATAGAAATGTGACAGACAAAAAGATTATCaacccaaataaataaataacccaaAACTTTCCAATCAATTCTAATATCTTTTTCCAAGAATCACGCCAATGATCACGGAAACCAGAGCTACACCTAAGATGATGTTAAAGCTTATGCCAGAAGAGTCCCCTGATGTTTGAGTTTGCGTGTCTGCAGATGAAACTTGAGTAGATGTTGCCTCTAACTTCTTCTTGTTTTTGCGTTTTGATGCAGTTGAAACGGGGGATCCAATGTCTCTAGATTTCACTGCTACTCCATCACTAGCTCCGGCATTCTGTAAAAAGGATTATCAAAGGCAAGCTGTTCAGCTTAAGGATTGTACTCTTCTTTTTTTAGTGTTGTTAACAAGGTATGCGTAGACAGTTTGTAAATCCAAGGCATTTGAAGATCAGGGAGGGAGAACTTATTGGGTAATGGACCTTCTAATGGTTGGTGACTTGATGATAATTTACTATAGAATTGTACAACTTTGTGTATTGGACATATGTCTAATCTAGATTCATTTAGAGCTGTGAAAAAAATTCTGAATTGACTAATATAAATGTGTGAAACTAAGCTTAATAAACTGGCAACATATAAGGAATTAACAAAAATATTACCTCTTCTTTTGTTCCAGTCGCGGCTTTTGCTATTTGTTCTTCTTGCTGTTGTATCACAGTCTGCAGCTCCTTCTTGGCGTTTTCATGACTTTCGGTTAGAAGGTTCTTCTCTTCCATTAATAATGATATCTGCAGGCATACATTAATCAGATAAGAAAAATTATGACACTAGCCATAATTTTTAACAATTTCTGAAACCTAATTATATTTTACGCAATGTAGCATAAAGCTCTAACCTGAGATTGTAACTTTTCTCCATCGGAAATCTGCTGCATTTTCAGTTCTTCAAGTACCATTTGGGAAGATTGAAGCTGCTCAACTGCTTCTAC
It contains:
- the LOC141719744 gene encoding uncharacterized protein LOC141719744 gives rise to the protein MIFMNKKHFKNTLRDYCIQEGFAITIIKADNGRYTITCLAACCKWRIHASKLVDGITWAIKKIDPATHSCRGLETYNPIYNVKWAAGKLMEDIRVNPDIPGYVKIICATNPDSKAFFAFTESESIRRGNYGGVLLSAVALDGNNGIFPIAYGVVSVEDKENWSFFMWNLYNILKESNRKDWTIISDRQKGIDLALEHRACNATSQFTFRKSMERLKLEGGDRVMIWFAQLGDAATWSKHKFDPNVCNDSNTSDFVESFNSTLGIDRCRPILTLLEGIRRVCMVRIASRHENALTWNDDDLCPKITKLVKKIGKDTISCKAYMSSPGEYEIHEGKSQFPLSLNNKICTCGAWQISGIPCRHAIRVMLHAKIDPQKVVSSWYYVRTYRKTYNCKISPVPDQDQWPQHDDDPIIMPPTVKRGGRKTMTCNGGLTGKQMKEMKVSGVPVVIRHPRKRDQSNAAKTARAAANAGASQASINMSQGPTSQSQP